One Aureibacter tunicatorum DNA segment encodes these proteins:
- the deoD gene encoding purine-nucleoside phosphorylase, with translation MSIHIGAEKGQIAETILLPGDPMRAKYIADNFLEDVYCYNEVRGMLGFTGYYKGHKVSVQGSGMGVPSISIYVNELIKDYGVKNLIRVGSCGSFQEDVKVRDIILAMTSSTDSAINKIRFEGKDFAPVADFELLNAAYHNAKDHNVTVHVGNILTSDTFYGDKPDAWKQWADFGVLAVEMETTALYTLAAKYNAKALTILTVSDSLVTGEELNSVDRQNTFTQMMEIALSII, from the coding sequence ATGAGTATACATATTGGAGCTGAAAAAGGACAAATTGCGGAGACAATTCTTTTGCCAGGAGATCCTATGAGAGCAAAATATATAGCAGATAATTTTCTAGAGGATGTTTATTGTTATAATGAAGTAAGAGGAATGCTTGGCTTTACAGGCTATTATAAAGGGCATAAAGTATCAGTACAAGGGTCAGGAATGGGAGTGCCTTCTATTAGTATTTATGTTAATGAATTAATCAAAGATTATGGCGTAAAGAATTTAATAAGAGTTGGTAGTTGTGGTTCTTTTCAAGAAGATGTGAAAGTTAGGGATATAATATTGGCCATGACATCATCTACAGATTCTGCTATTAACAAAATACGTTTTGAAGGCAAGGATTTTGCGCCTGTGGCAGATTTTGAGTTATTGAATGCAGCATATCACAATGCCAAGGATCATAATGTGACAGTGCATGTGGGTAATATTTTGACTTCTGATACTTTTTATGGTGACAAACCTGACGCTTGGAAACAATGGGCTGATTTTGGAGTCCTTGCTGTCGAAATGGAGACTACAGCATTATATACTTTGGCTGCAAAATATAATGCTAAAGCTTTGACTATTTTAACTGTTAGCGATAGCTTGGTGACAGGTGAAGAGCTTAACTCAGTAGATAGGCAAAATACATTTACGCAAATGATGGAAATTGCGTTGAGTATTATTTGA
- a CDS encoding phosphopentomutase encodes MKIDRITLIVLDSVGIGAAHDAADYGDLGANTLGHIGEAAGLSLPNLASLGLGNLAELNGVSKTLSPKGAYGIAVEKSKGKDTTTGHWEIAGQILEEPFPTYPNGFPAEIIQEFEQKTGRKVIGNKVASGTEIILELGDKHVSSGGLIVYTSADSVFQIAAHENVVPIEQLYEYCQIARDMLSVGRVIARPFIGESGSYTRTSNRHDYSLEPEDNMLTKLKSSGKDVIAVGKIFDIYAGKGFTEHVYTKSNEDGIDKTLSYLKQSNQGLIFTNLVDFDMLFGHRRDVLGYKKALEYFDERLPEILSQLKETDLLIITADHGNDPIFKGTDHTRENVPIICFSQNIKPGHIGIRSSFTDISSTILELLLNESSENSFAKKII; translated from the coding sequence GGTATTGGAGCAGCTCATGATGCTGCGGATTATGGAGACTTGGGAGCTAATACATTAGGCCATATTGGTGAAGCCGCAGGTTTAAGTCTTCCTAACCTAGCGTCTTTAGGTTTAGGGAATTTGGCGGAATTGAATGGAGTTTCAAAGACATTATCTCCAAAAGGCGCTTATGGCATAGCTGTGGAGAAGTCGAAGGGAAAGGATACTACGACTGGGCATTGGGAAATCGCAGGCCAAATTTTGGAAGAACCCTTCCCTACTTATCCAAACGGTTTTCCTGCTGAGATAATCCAAGAATTTGAGCAAAAAACAGGGAGAAAAGTTATTGGCAATAAAGTAGCTTCCGGGACAGAAATAATTCTTGAGCTTGGAGATAAGCATGTAAGTTCGGGAGGTTTGATTGTCTATACTTCTGCTGATTCGGTTTTTCAAATTGCAGCTCATGAGAATGTCGTTCCTATTGAGCAACTATATGAATATTGCCAAATCGCAAGAGATATGCTTTCTGTTGGCAGAGTCATCGCTAGACCATTTATTGGAGAATCAGGCAGTTATACACGAACTTCAAATAGGCACGATTATTCTCTTGAGCCAGAAGATAATATGTTGACAAAATTGAAGAGTTCAGGAAAAGACGTGATTGCTGTAGGTAAAATTTTTGATATTTACGCGGGAAAAGGTTTTACTGAACATGTATATACTAAGAGCAATGAGGATGGTATTGACAAGACCTTGAGTTATTTAAAGCAATCAAATCAGGGTTTGATCTTTACAAATTTAGTAGATTTTGATATGCTGTTTGGTCATAGAAGAGATGTTCTTGGTTATAAAAAAGCATTAGAGTATTTTGATGAAAGGCTGCCGGAAATATTGTCTCAACTCAAGGAGACTGATTTATTGATTATTACGGCCGATCATGGTAATGACCCTATCTTTAAAGGAACAGATCATACGCGAGAAAATGTTCCGATAATCTGTTTTAGTCAGAATATTAAGCCGGGACATATCGGAATCAGATCTTCATTTACAGATATTTCTTCAACAATTTTAGAATTATTGTTGAATGAGAGTTCAGAAAATAGTTTTGCAAAAAAAATAATTTAG